A DNA window from Ornithodoros turicata isolate Travis chromosome 10, ASM3712646v1, whole genome shotgun sequence contains the following coding sequences:
- the LOC135370809 gene encoding bolA-like protein 2, producing MSGYTKEYLEDKLQKELDAIHVELEDISDGCGAKFNAVIVSPKFEGKALLERHRMVNTVLSKELAVIHAFSQKTLTPEQWQAKKA from the exons ATGTCTGGGTACACGAAAGAATATCTAGAAGATAAGTTGCAGAAAGAATTGGACGCGATCCACGTT GAACTTGAAGACATTTCTGATGGATGTGGTGCCAAATTCAATGCAGTCATCGTATCTCCGAAGTTTGAAGGAAAGGCATTACTTGAGAGGCACCG GATGGTAAACACGGTGCTGAGCAAAGAACTTGCAGTTATCCATGCCTTCTCACAGAAGACCCTGACACCTGAACAGTGGCAGGCCAAGAAAGCATGA
- the LOC135370802 gene encoding ATP-dependent DNA helicase Q5-like codes for MEDVTDALECTLHTVFRHTRFRNSLQKSAVEAVAQRCQDVFISMPTGAGKSLCFQLPAVSGPSAGVTVVVSPLIALLTNQLQALRELGIAAETINSTMAQTEKRRVQDDLMSLKPKTNLLYVTPEQVATEGFRNILQALNGIAALARFAVDEAHCVSEWGHDFRPAYLKLGAVRDMFPDVPWVALTATASEKVFRDIVKQLRLHEPVQCFRSSSFRPNLYYDVEFKENLDNAYENVRDFAIKALGSDWEYEKPEKRGCGIIYCRTREMCEEVAHKLSGLGLETKPYHAGLKPQEREENQVRWTKGHLPVIAATISFGMGVDRAPVRFVIHWTVSRSVAAYYQESGRAGRDGGKSYCRIYYSRSDRKAISYLLHCEVQEAKSQQKKVAAESSIKSFNSMVTYCEETLCRHLVLSREFGEEIRKCEKFCDACSKLKALEAKLASFRGSMLTTTSRKFYNDTGDGELYGGGRRGQLRETKAYGSDDDSGSAEDSSRALSNLIHDELEKRRGSKKPVGTRRSVPQNCPVLEPKCAAIKEVSVEMRVEYLTKLRVEMEKNYATYAVINEKPLLTSLDIKNCAAEAELKIFKTKKNIHMYRRELVGWFKSLRDLTNVGDLHEAICTYRPSRDVRSENADFRNQRSLLGFLRSNGVKEEVREPPNDDELRNSVESDNPKSHSNSVNSSPELKLQDIEREDPTSRSTSDSMCRQNVSSSLENSSSCTVSPEANSSTDTKQIKYFFELSPARTKTPSAGNATAAKLECWGEKSGERRHSEAGISGDAADKKRSAADESKVPHSKRMCTSDCSEPAQHCDSRESTVSEKHERVKELEKAVQCVNKFLYPMFKDGKITREQFKQICKEMSHKLVESKAVNTQAAKELLHKYFKDNQK; via the coding sequence ATGGAAGATGTTACAGATGCGTTGGAGTGCACATTGCACACCGTATTTCGGCACACACGTTTCCGAAATTCCCTACAAAAGAGCGCTGTCGAGGCCGTGGCACAGCGATGCCAAGATGTTTTTATATCTATGCCGACTGGTGCAGGAAAGTCGCTCTGCTTCCAGCTACCGGCAGTGTCTGGTCCTAGCGCGGGTGTCACAGTTGTAGTATCACCTCTAATTGCCCTTTTGACGAACCAGCTACAGGCTCTGCGAGAGCTTGGCATCGCTGCAGAGACGATAAATTCGACCATGGCACAGACGGAGAAACGGAGGGTCCAAGATGACCTGATGTCTTTGAAGCCAAAGACCAACCTGCTATACGTCACTCCTGAACAGGTTGCCACGGAAGGTTTCCGAAACATTCTGCAAGCCCTGAATGGAATTGCCGCATTGGCACGCTTTGCTGTAGATGAGGCCCATTGTGTCTCGGAGTGGGGACACGACTTCAGGCCCGCTTACTTGAAGTTGGGCGCGGTACGAGACATGTTCCCCGACGTTCCCTGGGTTGCGCTCACCGCTACGGCTTCTGAGAAGGTGTTCAGGGACATAGTCAAACAACTGCGGCTGCACGAGCCTGTGCAGTGCTTCAGGTCCAGCAGCTTCCGACCTAACTTGTACTACGACGTCGAATTCAAGGAAAACCTCGACAATGCCTATGAAAACGTGAGAGATTTTGCCATAAAGGCGCTCGGCAGCGACTGGGAGTACGAGAAGCCGGAGAAGAGGGGATGCGGCATCATATACTGCAGGACTCGGGAGATGTGTGAAGAGGTGGCCCACAAGCTGAGCGGTCTCGGCCTGGAGACGAAACCGTACCACGCCGGCTTAAAGCCGCAGGAGAGGGAAGAAAATCAAGTGCGGTGGACGAAAGGCCATCTTCCGGTCATTGCAGCAACAATCAGCTTCGGGATGGGGGTTGACAGAGCCCCGGTGCGATTTGTCATTCACTGGACGGTGTCGCGGTCGGTGGCGGCCTACTACCAGGAATCTGGACGAGCGGGGCGCGACGGCGGCAAGTCCTACTGCAGGATCTACTATTCCCGTAGTGACAGGAAAGCGATTTCCTATCTGCTTCATTGTGAAGTGCAGGAAGCCAAGAGCCAGCAAAAGAAAGTTGCAGCCGAAAGCTCAATTAAGAGTTTCAACAGCATGGTCACCTACTGTGAAGAGACGCTGTGCAGGCACCTTGTACTTTCGCGCGAGTTTGGGGAGGAGATTAGGAAGTGCGAAAAGTTCTGCGACGCCTGTTCCAAGCTCAAAGCTCTCGAGGCAAAACTGGCTTCCTTTCGGGGCAGCATGCTCACGACGACATCGAGAAAGTTTTACAACGATACGGGGGACGGCGAGCTGTACGGAGGCGGACGCCGTGGACAGCTGCGCGAGACCAAAGCGTACGGCAGCGACGACGATTCGGGAAGCGCGGAAGACTCCTCGCGTGCGCTGTCGAACCTGATCCACGACGAACTAGAAAAGCGACGAGGCTCCAAAAAGCCGGTCGGAACGAGGAGATCCGTACCGCAGAATTGCCCCGTGTTGGAACCAAAGTGTGCGGCGATAAAAGAGGTCTCTGTTGAAATGCGCGTCGAGTATCTCACGAAGCTCCGCGTCGAGATGGAGAAAAACTATGCCACTTACGCCGTGATTAACGAGAAGCCTCTCCTGACGTCGCTGGATATCAAGAACTGTGCGGCCGAGGCCGAGCTGAAAATCTTCAAGACAAAAAAGAATATTCACATGTACAGACGAGAGCTTGTCGGGTGGTTCAAGTCCCTCAGGGACTTGACGAACGTGGGCGACCTCCACGAGGCAATCTGTACTTACAGACCCAGTAGGGATGTAAGATCAGAAAATGCCGACTTCCGAAACCAGCGTAGCCTTTTAGGCTTCCTCAGAAGCAATGGTGTTAAGGAGGAAGTGAGGGAGCCACCAAACGACGACGAACTGCGAAATAGCGTGGAAAGCGACAATCCAAAAAGCCACAGTAACAGCGTTAACTCATCACCGGAACTGAAGCTGCAAGACATCGAGCGAGAAGATCCCACATCACGCAGCACTTCCGACAGCATGTGTCGTCAGAACGTGAGTTCCAGTCTCGAAAATTCATCGAGCTGCACAGTTTCACCCGAGGCAAACAGTAGCACGGacacaaaacaaataaagtaCTTCTTCGAGCTGTCACCCGCGAGAACGAAAACACCGTCCGCTGGGAACGCGACGGCTGCCAAGCTCGAGTGCTGGGGTGAAAAGTCGGGAGAGCGACGGCATTCCGAGGCCGGTATTTCAGGGGACGCTGCCGATAAGAAGCGGAGTGCCGCGGATGAGTCGAAGGTGCCACACTCTAAAAGGATGTGCACAAGCGACTGTTCCGAACCCGCTCAACACTGTGATTCCAGGGAATCCACAGTCTCGGAGAAACACGAAAGAGTAAAAGAACTCGAGAAAGCAGTGCAGTGCGTCAACAAATTTTTGTACCCCATGTTCAAAGACGGCAAAATAACGAGGGAACAGTTCAAGCAGATATGCAAGGAGATGTCGCACAAACTGGTAGAAAGTAAGGCTGTCAACACGCAAGCTGCAAAGGAGCTTCTGCATAAGTATTTTAAGGACAACCAGAAATAA